In the genome of Treponema pedis, one region contains:
- a CDS encoding NFACT RNA binding domain-containing protein, whose translation MSLNNKEIDLILRELELEGKFIQKIIQPSYTSLVFFLYDEKAVTLFISLEAGGCRLHSTENKIPKFDKPMRFMELLRSRIKGSKITRAEQLNEDRIVRLTLSGNTGSYFLYLRLWSGAANIILTDEKDNIIDAFYRRPKRGEISGGKFILPEKNKPEKKEYEVREYDKEKTFNSAIEDWYINNAPKISKEAVFAEAENLYGVKIEKLKHTILKLEKKREEFLNAETLKNTGDLLFANLHLLKKGMTFIELEDYTKNNLKVNINLDPLKTPKENAASYYEKYKKAVSGLTAVEQDIVSYKNQIKIIAEKLLKLKEEENPYIVQKIIQREKIPLQRKEKNEKAAPGLQFLCSGWTLLVGRTAAENDELLRHFVKGSDLWLHTRDYAGGYVFIKAKPKKTVPLPVLIKAGNLAVFYSKARKNGGADLYTTQVKHLRRAKNAPKGTVLPTQERNLSIKLDEKILKELEEEKIIPS comes from the coding sequence ATGTCTTTAAACAATAAAGAAATCGACCTTATTTTAAGGGAGTTGGAATTGGAAGGCAAATTTATTCAAAAAATAATTCAGCCTTCCTATACCTCTTTGGTATTTTTCCTGTATGATGAAAAAGCCGTTACTCTTTTTATCTCGCTTGAAGCGGGCGGCTGTAGACTTCACTCCACGGAAAACAAAATTCCTAAATTCGATAAACCTATGCGTTTTATGGAACTTTTGCGTTCCCGCATAAAGGGTTCTAAAATTACAAGGGCGGAACAGCTTAATGAAGACAGAATCGTACGTCTTACTCTTTCGGGAAATACCGGAAGTTATTTTTTATATCTTAGGTTGTGGAGCGGTGCCGCAAATATTATTTTAACGGACGAAAAGGATAATATAATAGACGCATTTTATAGGAGACCCAAGCGCGGAGAAATTTCAGGAGGTAAATTTATCTTACCTGAAAAAAATAAACCTGAAAAAAAAGAATATGAAGTTAGAGAGTACGATAAAGAAAAAACTTTTAATTCCGCAATAGAAGATTGGTATATAAACAATGCTCCTAAAATTTCAAAAGAAGCCGTTTTTGCGGAAGCTGAAAATTTATACGGAGTTAAAATAGAAAAATTAAAACACACGATTTTAAAACTTGAAAAAAAGCGTGAAGAGTTTTTAAATGCCGAAACTTTAAAAAATACGGGCGATTTGCTTTTTGCAAATTTACACTTATTAAAAAAGGGTATGACCTTTATCGAGCTTGAAGATTATACAAAAAATAATTTAAAAGTAAATATAAATTTGGACCCTTTAAAAACTCCTAAAGAAAATGCAGCTTCTTATTATGAAAAATATAAAAAAGCCGTTTCGGGTCTTACTGCGGTTGAACAGGATATTGTTTCTTATAAAAATCAAATTAAAATTATCGCCGAAAAACTTTTAAAGTTAAAAGAAGAAGAAAATCCGTATATTGTGCAAAAAATAATTCAGCGTGAAAAAATCCCCTTACAAAGAAAAGAAAAAAATGAAAAAGCGGCTCCCGGATTGCAATTTTTATGTTCAGGCTGGACTCTTCTGGTAGGACGGACGGCGGCCGAAAACGATGAGCTTTTAAGGCACTTTGTTAAGGGCTCGGATTTATGGCTTCATACCCGAGATTATGCGGGGGGATATGTTTTTATAAAAGCAAAACCTAAAAAAACGGTTCCGTTGCCCGTTTTAATTAAGGCCGGAAATCTTGCCGTATTTTATTCAAAGGCCCGCAAAAACGGCGGTGCCGATTTATATACTACGCAGGTTAAACATCTGCGACGTGCAAAAAATGCTCCCAAGGGAACGGTTTTGCCTACACAGGAGCGCAATCTTTCCATAAAACTTGATGAAAAGATTTTAAAGGAATTGGAAGAAGAAAAGATTATTCCGAGCTGA
- a CDS encoding TIGR03545 family protein has product MKKKNKKYFEFDKSLIKDKKQLQRINAIAKEIGRQKGRVNLFAFLGAAACVFLVLFFVYIFRNFLARKIVVGGSEAAFGAKCEVSLVDFDLFNTRFRIQGYKVANKNEPMRNLFEIKNIDFYFNLLELSRGKFVAENMAIEGFTWNTQRTTSGALPPKKQKPANADKKPNPVVSLINKEVEKVKSEISVSSGLKAVQEQVDPRKILEREKAAFKIPAVKDEIMNSVNPMKEKWLTAKDEIQKHAEKTIAMAQKLATLNVQEINDVNQLNELIKVISQAVEVGKADFDLAEKLAKDVQTDIKTVERLAKNAGEAIKSDFNRIKETAAKIKSINADTGKKLVAQLINSFIIETLGKYYPYFVQGMELLKSSQKPKEPKELTLAQKSKMMERLPGTTFVFGKNSLPSFVIKNVALSGHHPEKEVFAIGGTVKAITNDADKLGLPLTINLNAAHANMKETAEGVIDLRSYSNELVDTLFTFEGFELEIPQTAEAVPSLSGILRTAGGVNVSKAHDVVITADMGIMQSALKVADFEPAFVCEIYQNILEGIKAINVKLVLTIKKGESFNIEVNTDVDNQIAQAIKKEFARQVEKIKAELIKMGENWLNEQKEIYKDEIAKFTSAANQAKKIINDIQNYEKIFDTKKAEIEKRIKDLASDKAKQLIEENIDKGVKDTVNDVLKGFF; this is encoded by the coding sequence ATGAAGAAAAAAAACAAAAAATATTTTGAATTCGATAAATCTCTCATTAAAGATAAAAAACAATTACAGCGTATAAATGCAATTGCAAAAGAAATAGGAAGGCAGAAGGGGAGGGTAAACCTTTTTGCTTTTTTAGGAGCGGCAGCCTGTGTTTTTCTCGTTTTGTTTTTTGTTTATATTTTTAGAAATTTTTTAGCCCGCAAAATTGTTGTAGGCGGCTCCGAGGCCGCTTTCGGAGCAAAATGCGAGGTAAGCCTTGTAGATTTTGATTTATTTAATACGCGATTTAGAATACAGGGCTATAAGGTTGCGAACAAAAACGAGCCTATGCGCAATTTGTTTGAAATTAAAAATATTGATTTTTATTTTAACCTTTTGGAATTGAGCAGGGGAAAATTCGTTGCGGAAAATATGGCTATTGAAGGTTTTACATGGAATACGCAAAGGACAACCTCCGGAGCGCTTCCGCCCAAAAAACAAAAACCCGCAAATGCCGATAAAAAACCCAATCCCGTTGTCAGCCTTATAAATAAGGAAGTTGAAAAAGTAAAATCCGAAATTTCGGTATCCAGCGGATTAAAGGCCGTACAGGAGCAGGTAGACCCGAGAAAAATTTTAGAGCGTGAAAAAGCCGCTTTTAAAATTCCTGCCGTAAAAGATGAAATTATGAATTCGGTAAATCCGATGAAAGAAAAATGGCTTACTGCAAAAGACGAAATTCAAAAACATGCGGAAAAAACCATTGCAATGGCCCAAAAACTTGCGACATTGAACGTTCAGGAAATTAACGACGTTAATCAGCTTAACGAACTTATTAAGGTTATTTCTCAGGCGGTGGAAGTAGGCAAGGCGGATTTCGACCTTGCGGAAAAACTTGCCAAAGATGTTCAGACGGATATAAAAACTGTGGAACGCCTTGCCAAAAATGCCGGAGAGGCGATAAAAAGCGATTTTAACCGTATCAAAGAAACGGCTGCAAAAATTAAATCTATAAATGCCGACACGGGGAAAAAGCTCGTTGCTCAACTTATAAATTCTTTTATAATTGAAACGCTCGGAAAATACTATCCGTATTTCGTTCAAGGTATGGAGCTTCTTAAAAGCTCTCAAAAACCGAAGGAGCCAAAAGAACTTACCCTTGCTCAAAAATCGAAAATGATGGAAAGATTGCCGGGTACGACTTTTGTCTTCGGTAAAAATTCGCTTCCTTCTTTTGTAATAAAAAATGTTGCTCTTTCCGGCCATCATCCTGAAAAAGAAGTTTTTGCAATAGGCGGAACGGTAAAAGCAATTACCAACGATGCCGATAAACTCGGCCTTCCTCTTACGATTAACTTAAATGCCGCTCATGCGAATATGAAAGAAACCGCCGAAGGCGTAATAGATTTACGCTCTTATTCAAATGAACTTGTAGACACTCTTTTTACATTTGAAGGTTTTGAGCTTGAAATTCCTCAAACCGCAGAAGCCGTTCCTTCTCTTTCAGGAATTTTACGTACGGCGGGAGGCGTTAATGTTTCAAAAGCTCATGATGTGGTAATTACCGCCGATATGGGCATAATGCAAAGCGCATTAAAAGTTGCCGATTTTGAACCTGCTTTTGTATGTGAAATTTATCAAAATATTCTTGAAGGTATAAAAGCTATAAATGTAAAGCTTGTTCTTACAATAAAAAAGGGAGAAAGTTTTAATATTGAAGTTAATACCGATGTCGACAATCAAATCGCGCAGGCTATAAAAAAGGAATTTGCAAGGCAAGTTGAAAAGATAAAAGCCGAGCTTATTAAAATGGGTGAAAACTGGCTTAACGAGCAAAAAGAAATTTACAAAGATGAAATTGCAAAATTTACTTCTGCGGCAAATCAGGCAAAAAAGATAATAAACGATATTCAAAACTATGAAAAGATTTTTGATACGAAAAAAGCGGAAATTGAAAAGCGTATTAAAGACCTTGCTTCCGATAAAGCAAAACAGCTGATTGAAGAAAATATAGATAAAGGGGTAAAAGATACCGTAAACGACGTATTAAAGGGCTTTTTTTAA
- a CDS encoding TIGR03546 family protein, translated as MIKYVTSFFKSVNANAHPGDIAHAAALGLFLAILPKNNLTFTFMFFFTIFIRINKGAFFISFILLGFVTPLMDVLINRIGFWAVQLEFLRPVFILCENTPFIGLFKLSNTMVLGGLIWGAVLYLPCYVIIRIIVAQYRKYMQPAMSGVKGSGLISKIPLLRHLTKISDIKDSM; from the coding sequence ATGATAAAATACGTAACTTCTTTTTTTAAATCTGTTAATGCAAATGCTCACCCCGGCGACATTGCTCATGCGGCAGCTTTGGGGCTGTTTTTGGCGATACTGCCTAAAAATAATTTAACGTTTACCTTTATGTTCTTTTTTACGATTTTTATAAGAATAAATAAGGGTGCGTTTTTTATTTCGTTTATCTTACTCGGATTTGTAACCCCTTTAATGGACGTGCTTATCAACCGCATAGGTTTTTGGGCTGTACAATTGGAGTTTTTACGCCCGGTGTTTATCCTGTGTGAAAATACTCCGTTTATAGGGCTTTTTAAATTATCGAATACAATGGTTTTAGGCGGTTTAATTTGGGGGGCGGTATTGTATCTTCCCTGCTATGTTATTATTAGAATTATAGTTGCTCAATACCGTAAATATATGCAGCCTGCAATGTCGGGCGTAAAAGGCTCCGGTTTGATTTCAAAAATTCCGCTTTTACGCCATTTAACTAAAATATCAGATATAAAGGATTCGATGTAG
- the glgA gene encoding glycogen synthase GlgA, which yields MKILMVTSELVPFAKVGGLADVVTALSSALAKKGHDVRIVMPRYYKIDRKNLKQVPGAISIHLGIHEYWAGLYESELPESKVKVYFIDHEQSFGREGVYGTPFEPDFEDNPKRFSVLANAAFQVCKKLMWIPDIIHAHDWAAGLIPSLLKFNEKDSEFSKTASVFTIHNIGYQGIYSKYNFPETGLDWSCFYASGFEDWDRINFLKSAIISADKITTVSPTYAEEIKSPEFGFRMDGILRYREADLTGILNGVDTSIWSPSNDKYIPYKYDGNTLENKEKNKTMLQEGLGLQADSSVPLIGMITRLVDQKGISELFGPMYGSVFKICTDIKLQMVVLGAGEAWCEKELISLAGRLPNFKVYIGYNEELSHLIEAGSDFFLMPSRYEPCGLNQMYSLLYGTLPIVRKTGGLADTIENYNEETGEGTGFVLDNLSPRSIYDTVGWAAYAWYNKKEHIEKMRRRGMKKKFGWDIAAEKYLKVYAEAVEKKLSEAG from the coding sequence ATGAAAATACTTATGGTTACAAGCGAACTGGTTCCGTTCGCAAAGGTAGGCGGTCTTGCAGATGTTGTTACGGCTTTATCTTCGGCACTTGCAAAAAAAGGGCATGATGTAAGGATTGTAATGCCCCGTTATTATAAAATCGACAGAAAAAATTTAAAGCAGGTTCCGGGAGCAATATCGATACATTTAGGTATACATGAGTATTGGGCAGGCTTATACGAATCGGAGCTGCCCGAATCTAAAGTAAAGGTTTATTTTATAGACCATGAGCAAAGTTTCGGACGTGAGGGTGTTTACGGAACTCCTTTTGAACCCGATTTTGAAGATAACCCCAAGCGCTTTTCTGTATTGGCAAATGCGGCATTTCAAGTTTGTAAAAAACTTATGTGGATACCGGATATTATTCATGCTCACGATTGGGCGGCAGGTCTTATTCCCTCTCTTTTAAAATTTAACGAAAAGGATTCGGAGTTTTCCAAAACTGCAAGTGTTTTTACGATTCATAATATAGGCTATCAGGGAATTTATTCCAAATATAATTTTCCCGAAACGGGTCTTGACTGGAGCTGTTTTTATGCAAGCGGGTTCGAAGATTGGGACAGAATAAACTTTTTAAAGTCGGCTATAATTTCCGCGGATAAAATTACGACGGTGTCTCCTACATATGCGGAAGAAATTAAGAGTCCGGAATTCGGTTTTAGAATGGACGGGATTTTACGGTACAGGGAAGCCGATTTGACGGGAATTTTAAACGGCGTAGATACTTCGATTTGGAGCCCTTCTAACGATAAATATATCCCTTATAAGTATGACGGCAACACACTTGAAAATAAAGAAAAGAATAAGACTATGTTGCAGGAAGGTTTGGGTTTACAGGCGGATTCTTCCGTGCCCCTTATCGGAATGATAACCCGCCTTGTAGACCAAAAAGGTATTTCCGAACTTTTCGGACCGATGTACGGTTCTGTATTTAAAATTTGCACGGATATAAAATTACAAATGGTAGTGTTGGGAGCCGGAGAGGCATGGTGCGAAAAAGAACTTATTTCCCTTGCAGGCAGACTTCCCAATTTTAAAGTTTATATAGGCTATAATGAAGAATTGAGCCATTTAATTGAAGCGGGAAGCGATTTTTTTCTAATGCCTTCAAGGTATGAACCCTGCGGCCTTAATCAAATGTATTCTCTGTTGTACGGAACCTTACCGATTGTACGAAAGACGGGCGGTTTGGCCGATACGATTGAAAACTATAACGAAGAAACCGGCGAAGGTACCGGCTTTGTTTTGGACAACTTAAGCCCGCGAAGTATTTACGATACGGTCGGTTGGGCCGCTTATGCCTGGTACAATAAAAAAGAGCATATTGAGAAAATGAGGCGGCGCGGTATGAAGAAAAAATTCGGTTGGGATATTGCGGCGGAAAAATATCTTAAAGTATATGCGGAAGCTGTCGAAAAAAAACTTTCGGAAGCAGGTTAA
- a CDS encoding TIGR01440 family protein, translating into MNTTEKIDLQKIKSETEKAVTETLKNSGLTQEDIFVIGCSTSEISGGTIGKSSNAEIGEIVVKAALEVLNDKGIYLAVQACEHLNRSLVINKKAAEKYRLEEVSVIPAVKAGGAAATAAYKYIDNAVMVEHISAKAGVDIGDTEIGMHVKFVQVPIRLNNNKIGKARVTALKSRPKLIGGERSIYTQV; encoded by the coding sequence ATGAATACAACGGAGAAAATCGACTTACAAAAAATAAAGAGCGAAACGGAAAAGGCCGTTACCGAAACTCTTAAAAATTCCGGCTTAACCCAAGAAGATATTTTTGTAATAGGTTGCAGCACAAGCGAAATTTCAGGCGGAACAATAGGGAAATCTTCAAATGCGGAAATAGGGGAAATCGTAGTAAAAGCGGCTTTAGAGGTTTTAAACGATAAAGGAATTTATCTTGCTGTGCAGGCTTGTGAACATCTTAACCGCTCTCTGGTTATAAATAAAAAAGCCGCCGAAAAATACCGGCTTGAAGAAGTTTCGGTAATACCTGCGGTAAAAGCCGGAGGTGCGGCTGCAACTGCGGCATATAAGTACATAGACAATGCGGTAATGGTTGAGCATATTTCCGCAAAAGCCGGAGTCGATATAGGGGATACTGAAATAGGAATGCATGTAAAATTCGTTCAAGTCCCGATAAGATTAAACAACAACAAAATAGGAAAGGCAAGGGTTACCGCCTTAAAAAGCCGTCCCAAGCTGATAGGCGGCGAACGCAGTATATATACGCAGGTTTAA
- a CDS encoding deoxycytidylate deaminase: protein MSKTKYIRPTWDEYFMDVCRAIAKRATCDRGRSGCVIARDHQILVTGYVGAPTGLPHCDDVGHQLKKVQHEDGSVTQHCVRTVHAEQNAICQAAKRGISIDGATLYCKMTPCRTCAMLIINCGIVRVVAEKRYHDSEDTIEMFKKAGIILEHLSDSLEEYAEQ from the coding sequence ATGAGTAAAACAAAATATATACGCCCTACATGGGACGAGTACTTTATGGATGTTTGCCGTGCAATTGCAAAGCGTGCAACCTGCGACCGCGGAAGGTCAGGCTGTGTTATAGCGCGGGACCACCAGATTTTAGTAACCGGCTATGTGGGGGCTCCTACGGGGCTTCCGCACTGTGATGATGTGGGGCATCAATTAAAAAAAGTACAGCATGAAGACGGTTCCGTAACGCAGCATTGCGTACGTACGGTTCATGCGGAACAAAACGCAATTTGTCAGGCTGCAAAACGCGGTATAAGCATTGACGGAGCGACCCTTTATTGTAAGATGACTCCATGCAGAACTTGTGCAATGCTTATAATCAATTGCGGTATAGTGCGTGTAGTAGCCGAAAAACGTTATCATGACAGTGAAGACACTATAGAAATGTTTAAAAAGGCCGGCATTATTTTAGAACATCTTTCGGATTCTTTGGAAGAATATGCGGAGCAATAA
- a CDS encoding glycoside hydrolase family 3 N-terminal domain-containing protein produces MKLKCFLFFIFCINLYSENDKIYEFIAEMNAEEKAAQVLMLSIDGNKEFTKGMYKYFGNTVPGAFILFKFNLADTPEKTSLYIKSVKDSFKKIAKDKNYIQPIFAIDCEGGGVYRIKHFASHLPSAKEMAEKYSLSEAKELYKFTGEQIKLLGLHINLAPVVEVKNPENINFFGNRLYSDDKTVVHNYSSVCIEGMKEAGVISAVKHFPGNAETDPHKERSVIKADKQTFYDKYIEPFKTVLEKNKCAVLISHVTVPAVEDVPFCFSEKGIQNILREELNFKGLIITDDLAMAALKGGNKSSEANAISALQAGCDMIMCSENKLNELISVISDKIKTDKVFAQKIDKAVFNILTAKIEAGILDKNCKVIEEYPFDLKKFSTAKKEAEKILKK; encoded by the coding sequence ATGAAATTAAAATGTTTTTTGTTTTTTATTTTTTGTATAAATCTTTATTCCGAAAATGATAAGATTTATGAGTTTATAGCCGAGATGAATGCGGAAGAAAAAGCGGCTCAAGTTTTAATGTTGAGCATTGACGGTAATAAAGAGTTTACAAAAGGTATGTATAAGTATTTCGGTAATACCGTTCCTGGTGCATTTATTTTATTTAAATTTAATTTAGCCGATACGCCTGAAAAAACCTCTCTTTACATTAAATCGGTAAAGGATTCTTTTAAAAAAATAGCAAAAGACAAAAATTATATTCAACCTATTTTTGCAATAGACTGTGAGGGCGGGGGAGTTTATAGGATAAAACACTTCGCCTCCCATCTTCCGTCGGCAAAAGAAATGGCCGAAAAATATTCTTTAAGTGAAGCAAAAGAGCTTTATAAGTTTACCGGAGAACAAATTAAGTTATTGGGGCTTCATATAAATCTTGCTCCCGTTGTTGAAGTAAAGAATCCTGAAAATATAAATTTTTTCGGTAACCGTTTATATTCGGACGATAAAACTGTTGTACATAATTATTCTTCCGTATGTATTGAAGGAATGAAAGAAGCCGGTGTTATTTCGGCGGTAAAACATTTTCCGGGAAATGCCGAAACGGACCCGCATAAGGAGCGGTCTGTAATTAAAGCGGATAAACAAACTTTTTATGATAAATATATAGAACCTTTTAAAACCGTTTTGGAAAAAAATAAGTGTGCCGTCCTAATTTCACACGTTACCGTTCCGGCTGTGGAAGACGTTCCTTTTTGTTTTTCGGAAAAAGGTATACAAAATATTTTGCGCGAAGAGCTTAATTTTAAGGGACTGATTATTACCGACGATTTGGCAATGGCTGCACTTAAGGGAGGTAATAAATCTTCCGAAGCTAATGCAATTTCAGCCTTACAGGCAGGCTGCGATATGATTATGTGCAGCGAAAATAAATTAAATGAACTTATTTCCGTAATTTCGGATAAAATTAAGACGGATAAAGTTTTTGCACAAAAAATAGATAAGGCGGTTTTTAATATTTTAACTGCAAAAATAGAAGCCGGTATCCTCGATAAAAACTGTAAGGTAATTGAAGAATACCCGTTTGATTTGAAAAAATTTAGTACTGCGAAAAAGGAAGCTGAAAAGATTTTAAAAAAATAA